The following proteins are co-located in the Manihot esculenta cultivar AM560-2 chromosome 9, M.esculenta_v8, whole genome shotgun sequence genome:
- the LOC110622566 gene encoding probable membrane-associated kinase regulator 3, with protein MRRSSSSSTPSSVLHKHIHRESVRDKEYRLMAIDQSYSYSHADDDYIDIELMSSSNNFFRCSISSPPQSREFEFQMSSMSNDKETTTSPADELFYKGKLLPLHLPPRLQMVENLLQNPSNNTFEPFQENYSIPFIINPRCSTTTSLESSNISPSESRRFSSELNPDVYFFDLSTEPNSCNGHHQIKRSWAKKLKESLLGQKLKSSSAYLKSLFTKSGCTDEFCAKPAGNVEPEAAPVGKICLSKYMKVAKKNSFSEIDSERFKLSNTLMKRMEKEMARDGFHSQRRSFSGAIQRHSVNNSLSSSSGSSSSSLSSSFSFSSSNGFCDLQLLKRSSSADSDIESSIEGAIAYCKKSHQQLSCSLSAASRVSASRDQERAKLCTI; from the coding sequence ATGCGTCGCTCCTCTTCTTCCTCAACACCAAGCTCAGTGCTCCATAAACACATACACAGAGAAAGTGTGAGAGATAAAGAGTATAGGCTAATGGCCATAGACCAATCTTATTCCTATAGCCATGCAGATGATGACTACATTGACATTGAACTGATGAGTTCTTCTAATAATTTCTTTCGCTGCTCCATTAGCTCTCCACCTCAGAGCAGAGAGTTTGAGTTCCAGATGTCTTCAATGTCTAATGACAAAGAAACCACCACTTCTCCTGCAGATGAACTCTTCTATAAGGGAAAACTCCTCCCTCTCCACCTTCCTCCTCGCCTGCAAATGGTTGAAAACCTCCTCCAAAACCCCAGCAATAATACTTTTGAACCTTTCCAAGAAAACTATTCTATTCCTTTCATTATTAATCCTCGCtgctccaccaccacctccttgGAATCTTCCAATATCTCACCTTCAGAATCTCGCAGGTTTAGTAGTGAACTAAACCCAGATGTGTATTTCTTTGATTTGTCAACTGAACCTAACAGCTGCAATGGACACCACCAAATAAAGAGATCTTGGGCCAAAAAGTTGAAGGAATCCTTATTGGGTCAAAAGCTCAAGTCTTCAAGTGCCTATCTCAAGTCTTTGTTCACTAAATCTGGCTGCACAGATGAGTTCTGCGCTAAACCAGCAGGAAATGTAGAACCAGAAGCTGCCCCGGTTGGAAAAATTTGTTTAAGCAAGTACATGAAGGTGGCTAAGAAAAACTCGTTCAGTGAAATTGATAGTGAGAGATTCAAGCTTTCAAATACTCTCATGAAAAGGATGGAAAAAGAGATGGCTAGAGATGGTTTTCACAGCCAAAGGAGATCCTTCTCTGGAGCTATTCAACGGCATTCTGTAAACAATTCATTATCAtcttcttctggttcttcttcatcttccttATCATCGTCTTTTTCATTCAGTTCATCAAATGGGTTTTGTGATTTACAATTGCTCAAGAGAAGTAGCAGTGCGGATTCAGATATAGAGAGTTCTATTGAAGGAGCAATTGCCTACTGTAAAAAATCTCATCAGCAGCTATCTTGTTCATTATCAGCAGCTTCAAGAGTTTCAGCTTCTCGGGATCAAGAAAGGGCTAAACTCTGCACCATATAA